Proteins from a single region of Sporosarcina sp. P33:
- a CDS encoding biotin/lipoate A/B protein ligase family protein, with product MTKAVWHYVDSGKCSPSFNMALDEALLDLHSRGEIGPVLRFYEWEPATLSIGYFQRIEKDIDMEKVKELGLGFVRRPTGGRGVLHEHELTYSVIVSEKYPNMPETVTEAYRVISGGLLHGFRNLGLQAEFSIPDKDVTEQLRSPKSGVCFDAPSWYELVVEGKKVAGSAQTRQKGVILQHGAILMSLDVDKLTSIFTYSSPALKERVRRTLPDRAIAIDRLTDRDISMDECKQAFSKGFEESLDIILEPLELTDEQLALVHQIENEKYANDHWNFKK from the coding sequence ATGACAAAAGCTGTTTGGCATTACGTTGACTCGGGAAAATGCAGTCCTTCCTTCAACATGGCGCTGGATGAAGCGCTTCTTGATTTACATAGCCGAGGAGAAATCGGTCCGGTACTGCGATTTTATGAATGGGAGCCCGCTACGCTATCGATCGGGTATTTTCAGCGTATTGAAAAAGATATCGATATGGAGAAAGTGAAAGAATTAGGACTTGGATTCGTCCGCAGACCGACAGGCGGCCGAGGTGTCCTTCATGAACATGAGCTTACATACAGTGTCATTGTCAGTGAGAAATATCCGAATATGCCTGAGACGGTGACCGAAGCGTACCGTGTAATTTCCGGGGGGCTGCTGCATGGGTTCCGCAACCTTGGACTGCAGGCAGAGTTTTCGATTCCTGACAAGGACGTAACCGAGCAGCTGCGAAGCCCGAAAAGCGGTGTCTGTTTTGATGCTCCGAGCTGGTATGAACTGGTCGTCGAAGGCAAAAAGGTCGCCGGCAGTGCACAAACACGTCAAAAAGGTGTAATTTTGCAGCATGGTGCGATTTTAATGAGTCTGGATGTCGATAAATTGACATCTATCTTCACGTATTCATCTCCTGCATTAAAAGAACGTGTCCGCAGAACCTTGCCGGACCGGGCGATTGCGATTGACCGGTTAACTGACCGCGATATTTCAATGGATGAATGCAAACAAGCCTTTTCAAAAGGGTTTGAAGAGTCGCTTGATATCATATTGGAACCGCTTGAACTGACTGATGAACAGCTCGCTCTGGTGCACCAGATTGAGAATGAAAAGTATGCGAATGATCACTGGAATTTCAAAAAATAA